The DNA window TTACTTTGTTTtgcttattatttatgtttaacttttttatggaaaaatgaacTCACAGAAGTTTAAAAGGGCAAAATCTCCAAGGTACTCTCTCACCGGAACTGAAGAGGTTGCGTCACCTCCAAATGATGTATGTAATTCCTAAAGTTCCTTCACATTCAAAATAACAATATTGTACTTGTTTTATATTTTCAGTCACTTGTATCTATTTATTATTTTGCATGACAAACTCTTTCTCTCCCCCTATTGCAGTGACCTTGCTCGCAATAACTTGAATGGTACAATTCCTAAAGAATGGGGCTCCTTGACGAATATTCGTAAAATGTACGATTTGTCTCTTCATTGATTGTTTGATATATTAGGAGATCTCAACAAATGGTCTTATTTTACATTCCTTATAGGACTTCACATTCATTTTCTTGTAGTAACTACGTGCAACAATAAGCTAATAAAAATATGTTTCATGATCATCATATAGGGGTCTCCTCTCAAATCGATTAACCGGTTCAATACCAGTGGAGATTGCTAACATATCTCATCTCCAAGAATTGTGAGTTTCTCATTACCCAACTTATCAGGGAAAAAAGCCATTTATAAGTACGTAAACATGTATGTGTTCAACTCAAAGAGTTTAGTAGACCTTAACTTTAACTTGAAATGGATAGGGAGTTATACAAcaatcaattttctggaaatcttCCTCCTGGACTTGGGCATCTAACCCAAATTCGAACATTGTAAGCATTTCATTTATATTCCCTTAATTGATGTTCCCCCTGAAATATGAAAGCTCAATGTTTAAAATCCACTTTGATTACCATTGCATTGAATCATAATTTACTGTTTTGTTTTACCCTTACTTACAGGCGACTTTCCTCTAACAATTTTACTGGAGAACTACCTGTGACATTCGCTAAGCTCACTACATTGACAGAATTGTAAGCTTCAAATTTTTGTAGTGGGTGTTTATTGATTACTAAATTCTTTTTCACAACACTTCAAATTATCATATCCTCTCTCAATGCAGCCGAATTGAGGACAACCAATTCTCTGGAAAGATACCCGATTATATTCAGAACTGGACAAGTATTAATAAGATGTACGcacttaattttattataatattttcctCAATCTTAGATGTTTTTGTATTGCTTGGCTTTTTAAAAGAATGATCAATGTTTACTTTACTTTTGAAAGACTGATTCAAGGAAGTGGATTAAGTGGGCCTATTCCTTCTGGAATTTCACGTTTGAGAAACTTAACAGACTTGTAAGTTGTATGTATGATAAAGCAAGGGTTGAAATTtaactttcattttaattatgtTTATTTGCTTAGCTCTAATTTCAATATGATATTCAGGAGAATCAGTGATCTGAATGGATCTGAATATGCACCTTTGCCTCAACTTAGTAATCTGACACTGTTAAACAACCTGTGAGTTGATTCCTCTGCCTCTTTCAGAAATAGATAAGAAACACAGCAGCAAGAAAGACACTCATGATATATCTTTGTCTATCTTATTGTTTCACAGGATTCTGAGGAATTGCAACATCACTGGAACTCTACCTGAAAATCTCAAGACTATGAAATCTTTAAAAATCTTGTAATGCTTGCTTGCTATAATATGTTATAGGAATGTTTTTTCTAAGATAATTTTTCTCTGTATTTTTTTAACTCCTTTTCAATATGATATCTCTTTCAGAGACCTTAGCTTTAACAACTTAAGTGGAACAATTCCGAGGACTTATGCTGACATGAACAGTgtgaaatatatgtatgaaatttttcatattttcttaaAGCAATTTGTTTTGGGGGTAAATATTAAGCTttgtataataattataatatcttGATATTCTTTCATGACAGATTTTTAACTGGAAATCTTTTGACTGGACCAGTGCCGGCTTGGAAAAAGAACGTTAGCGTGTGAGTTATCTTTCTAATACTACTTGTACTTTAAGTACAGACACATCTAAACAAAGGTGTGTCCGGTGTCCGAACGTGTCAGTGTCCGTCACCGACACATATGATTATGTTTCTGACTTTCACAATATTGTCATACTCTGAATAAAATTTTATGACTTATATATAGAGATCTTTCATACAATAACTTCAACATCAGCCAAGGGAATCAGATATGTCGAGATGAAAATGTGTAAGAATCCTTGCATTGTGTGCATTTGTTTGCAAACTTTAGAACCTTCCTGAGACACCATCTTCTataatatatatctcaggaaCTTGTTTTCGACCTCATGGGCACGCAATGGCACGTAAGTTTGGTATTATGAATACTAAAACATGCATGTATATACACAGCCTTTCCATTTCCCTCTTATGATGTGATGACGTGATGAATCTTATCTTATTTTACTATTCAATCATGCTAACTTATTCTATTTCTTCCATAATTTTCTCAGAGGAACAACTTCGTGTTTGAGCTTTCAGTGTCCCAAACGTAAGTTTCTTTATGGTGAATTTACGACAACAAAGATTCAACtaatgtttttcatttttttctttcttttaaaaactGATACAAGAGAGGGGACCGAAGTGAACCAAACTTATTAGCAAAAGCTTGTTCTAATATTCTTAAAGTACTTGTCTAATGAGTTTGTTCTAATATTCAACCCAGCCTCAAACTCACTCTATATAAATTGTGGCGGAAATCAAACACGAGTCAACGGAAAAAGTTATGACGGTGATTCAGATTCACCTGGACCAGCTAGATTTCATGCCAGTCCAACTGGAAACTGGGCATTTAGCACCACTGGTATATTCATTGAAAGTGGTGATCTTGGAGAAACTTATTCCCCACAAAACATCTCTAAACTTACTATGGAAGATGCTGAATTGTACACCAATGCACGTGTTTCTCCTATTTCTTTGACTTATTATGGATTTTGCCTGGCAAATGGAAGCTACACAGTAAATCTACATTTTGCTGAAATAATGATCCCAGACGATCAAACTTACGGAAGTAATGGAAGGCGTATATTTGATATATACCTTCAGGTACATGGTTTACCACTTTTCTTTCAATTGTCACCTAGTGTTTCataaaaaagaaattatgacAGTTAAAATATTTGTATATTGTAATCATATCACAAAGCATAAATGGTGTGATTGATATGTTACAGGGAAATGCAGTGCAAAAGGACTTCAATATTGCCAAAGAAGCAGGAGGAGTTGGTAAGAAAATCATAAAACAgttcaatgatgttgttgtttctAGTAATACTTTGGAGATCCGTTTGTATTGGGCTGGAAAAGGAACACAATCTCTCCCAAATAAATCAGTATACGGTCCTCTTATATCCGCTATATCAGTGGAATCATCTGGTGAGTTATACTTTGAACGCTCCTAATCTTATCTTGCTCCACGTTATTTTGATCTGATATTTAAAACTCTCGTTTAATCATCAAGCAGACTCTGCAGCTGGAATCATATCTGCAGGAGCTGTAGTTGGAATTGTGGTTGCAGCAACGATTATCATGTTATCATTCTAGTatttataaaataacataaaacgaTGACGATCATGTTCATAGACATGAATATCAAAGGTGGTGTTTCGCATAGTATTGGCAAATGCCATTAACAAAAGTAGCATCCCTCAAAGGGGCATTACATACtgaagcagaaaataaacaacaTAGTTATAACGAAAGAGGGGTGCTATCTTTACACAAAAAATCCAACTTCTATGGTTTGCATGCTCTATTATCTGGTTTATATTTCTGTCTCGGTGCAGTCCGAAGATTGGAATCCGAAATAACATGTTATTTGATTTTTGGTTTGACttgtttatgtttttatgttATGACATCTCTCTGATGTACTTATTTGATTGTGGAAAAAATGTCGAACAACAAAGAAAGATTGAGACATGGTAGAATGTCCCAACACACTTCTTTTATCGCTGAGGGATCATCTTTACAGGTTCATGTGTCTCTGACATTGTCTTTATGAATTCCCGTGTCCGTTGCTATCCTAGAAGCCCCTAATGTATGAGCACCACCTAGTTACAAATGTGGATGGTGATAGTGATGATGCAAAGGTTGCATACCACAAATCACGTGCATTGAGGTCATACCCATTGGTTTTGGCTGGAAATGTTCATTTTTGTGGACATAAGTATGACCTATGTCGATGTTAACTACCTCAAATATTTCATTGACTTGGACAGACTTCACGAGTATAACTAGGGGTTTCTTGTTTGGTGTACCTCTACTCCAAATAATCTAAGGATAGTATATGGAAGACTCAACAGTTTATTGGAAACAACTATCTATTTACGATAATGTTTTTGCACCTTTACTGGTATTAACATCATAATAGCTATACTACACTATTCTATTACTAATATTACATTTGAGCCATTTTCATCCATGAATCCACTAGTATTTTTCATGTCTCTTCGGTTGGGCATATGTATATGACTACTCTGAGGTTTTGCCACGTGTGTACTTGATCATCCTATTTAGAGGGAATCAGCGATTAATCTGTTCCAAGTTGCTCTTGACCGCATCGTGCCAGATGATATAACTTGATGTCGTACGCCGATCATCGTGAGACACGACCCTTGGAGGAGATAGCATTGTACTCTACATGACTAGCATATAGGTCTCGACTTATGTAGCTATATCTACATGAGTGAGTCCCACAATAGAAGTAGAGGAAGATCCCCCGTGGCCAACTCATCAGGAGATCTTAGAGGAGGAGAATGCAAGGACGGACCATGTTGTTGATATGTTACCGATATGCCATCACATTGTGGCTATTGGGAGAGATGCCATAGCTAGGATCGAATTGGAGGAAGAAACTCTTCATGTGGCCATCTTAGCAAAGGAGGAACATGAGCGTTAGATATGCACAGTAGTgaggttttatttattgtattttggcATTTTGTATTATGGTTTGTACTTGGATTGATGATGACATTTATgaccttcatatatatatatatatatatatatatatatatatatatatatatatatatatatatatatatatatatatatatatatatatatatatatatatatatatatatatatatatatatatatatatatatatatatatatatatatatatatatatatatatataatctattttcatcttattattgaATGAAAAATGCGTATCATTTAGTGTGATATTGATTTAtaaatgacttataataaaatttaactaaaaaaatgtCAAATTCCATCTAACTTATTGTCAAAGGGTGTAAAATATTATCATGGGTTTATTCCAGAGATTGAAATCAAAACCGTAATTTCAAGTAAACACAGAAAATACCCATGAAATGTTAATTCATAGATTGGAACCCGGAGCAAATTTTGTCAAATACGGGGTTCCCCAGTCATAAAGTGATTTTTTTTAGAATGGATGCGTCTGAATTTTGAAATCCTAAGTATACAAATGGCATTTTGGGGTTTCTATAGAATATGTGATTTACTATATTAGGTGTAGTCAACAACACCCATTTTAAATTGCTTTTAGATATACAATAACATTATAACACAATTCTATCTATATACACATCAGATTAACCTGTGAGGTTTTAACTTCCATCTATATATACGGGTGACTCAGAGTCACGCCCAAGTAATATACACATTCGCACTTGCATGATTTATGAACACACCGCAttgaaaaattaagagaaataataCTACAAGGTTGCGCCAATATACTAAAGTATCTTCACCCCATGAAAGAATTATGATAGATAAGCCAAAATTCTACATATTCCAAGAAAGGCACAGGCACAATACTGACAAGTGCCTTCATCTAAATGATGCGATTGAGGATTTAATTAAAATGGAGAGACTAGACAGATACGGAAAGTACAACGTAAGGAAGGATGATTATAAGGGATATAATGAGCCCCCTGAAAACCTAGAAGACAAAGTACGTTCCTCATGAAGAAAAAGGAGTGGCGAAGAAAGGCTAAAGTGCATAAGAAGATTAATGTGTCTATTCCCTCCAAGATTCATCTTCTCCCGGTTATGTCCCTCATCTCTGAACTTCTTTAGGGTGGTCCATCCATAAAGGTACTTTTGTCCGTCCTtttcttattatattttttgcTAACTGTCCTAGTGGATTCATTGTTGAATTGCATTTAAGGATCAGAATATCCTTCATTCCAATTTCTCAATTCCTCCCACCTCCGAGATTCCCCTGCAAGACAATTGTTGCGTGTTCCATAACACAAGAAACTTCTTCAgaacaaaccaatctctctttcttTATTATCTCCTCTACAGGCTGTACTGTAGGGATGATGAATGGGGAAGGtgttgtaagaacaagatttggttatgtATCTGGCCTTATGTTTTAATGATAACATTACATGATATCTTTGAGAATAATTTAGTACACTAATAGTTTCTGTCTAATGTGTAGCTTTTGCTAACAGGCTCTCACTCTGAAGATAAGGCGTGTGACGTCATCAGGTTTTGGACTCAACACACTCTGACTCTGGAAGAAACCAGTAGTGTTTACAAATACCCAGTCAAGTTCCAAAATGCTTATATAATAACAGTTTTGATGAACTTTAGTGATATAACTTCTGATCGTGACTCTTGTGGAAGAGCTTCCGAAGACTTCTTTAGCTTAGTGACCCTGTTGTCCAAGTTCTGAAGATTCCGAAGACAAAGATTCTGAATACCAAGtggtgaagactctgaagacaagatTCTTGACGAACAAGTTATGAAGTCTCTGATGACTTCGGTTTTGGAGATTCAAGTTTTGGCCCTTCTAAGCTTGCTTCATCAACAACTATTAAAAGCCTCTGAAGATTAGAAGAAAACATCAAAATTGGTTTGAATGAGGAAATAATACGAGGTACATATGTTTCCACTACCCTGATAGGGTTTCGCATGGACTATACTGAGATATTATGCTATCGACCACTCCTTCACTAACTATTGTGAACAAAACAACTAGAATTAAGTATTCTTATTCTACCTTCAACGAAATTTTTTTGGCTATAAAAGGAAGAATTGGAAGATAAGAAGAATTCATGTGAACGAATCTCTAGTAAACTTATGCTAAAACGCTGCTTAATTCTCTCTGATATATTCTTTGTAAAGTTTTGTAAAAGCAAATGAACTTTTGTTCTTAAACTTGCAGCAAGTGAGcatttgttcatatacttgtcaCTAGCACTGTTGTGTTATTTGATTGTATTTAAACTTGTGTAATCTGCTTTCAAGAAACATCCTCGTAAACacaatttattgtattttaacttGTAAGTTGatagttccttgagagactagggcATAGTCATAATTTCTCAAGAATATATTGACGGGTACTCTTAGTGGTTTGCAACATTGACAGTTGGTATTTGTTGTGGTTCTATAAACAGTtcgattatagtggattaagtccttgtttgAGAAGGAAAAATCTGGATtaacttcgttaacagtgaaccatgataaaaataattgtgtaatTTATTTTTGTTCATGTGTTCTTGGATTTTGACTtgggaaaaaatttattttaaaccttgaaacccaattcaaacctccTCTTTATTAGTTTCTCACACCTTTAATTGACATCAGAGCTCCGATTTTGGTATTGATTGTTTATCAAACCCTTAACCATGTCAAATAAAGATCTAGAATTTTCTGTGAAACACAATGGCCATTCCACCACCGCCGCCACTACTTATCAATGAAAGAGATCATTATAACGCCAAACCTCCAATATTTGATGGAGAAAGATTCAATTACTAGAAggaaaaaatagaaagtttctttcttgGTCACAATGTTGATCTATGAGATATGGTAGTAGATGGCTACGAACATCCTATGGATGCTAGTGGAAACAAGATCGAAAGAAGAAGTATGAACGATCATCAAAAGAAAGAGTATAAGAAGCATCATGAAGCTAGAACCATTATGTTGATTGTGATTCCTTATACTGAGTATAAAAAGATAGAAAATAGAGACTCTGCTAAGTCTATATTTGATTCTTTGAGAATGACTCACGAGGGCAACACTCAAGTAAATGAGACTAATGCGCTTGCCTTGATTCAGAAATACGAAGCCTTCAATATGGAAGAAGATGAGATTATTAAGaacatgttctcaagatttcataCTCTTGTTGCATGACTAAAGGTTCTAAACAAAGGGTATTCGACTTTAGATCATGCAAAGAAGATTATCATAAGCTTGCCAACAAGATGATGACTAATGGTAACTGCACTTAAGCTTACCAAAGATCTGAATAACACTTCTCTTGAGGAACTTGTTAGTTCtttaagaagtcatgaaataATGCTGGAACAAGATGAACCTTAAAAGTGAGGAAAATTAGTTGCTTTAAAGTGTGCAAGAAAGTATGAAAAGACTAAAACTCTTCAAGCTAAAGAAGATAAAGAataagaaggatattttaatgATAAAGAAGAAGAGTTGTCACTTTTTTCTAGAAGGTTCAACTAACTCTGGAAAAGGAAGCAAGGCAACAATTTTAGCGGAGCAAGAAGGACATATGGTCTCTTCGAGTATACTTCTGGACTAAAGAAGTCTGGTAGTAACACATATGTCACTTGCTACGAgtgtgttgaagcggtaaagcgacaagtaaaaagtaataggtatattATTACTGGGTGATATAAGTTATATtgtatcgtctccacagggattagtGGGAGGGAAAAACCAATGTTCAACAGTTTCAATCCTTCTAAGTTTGGTTTTgggtgcagaaaataaaatgcgggaaaagtaaacaaaaacaaataaacaatctatTGCAGCTCAAGAGAATTCATTCTAGAATCGTATTTCATTCAACCCGTCAAATACTTAAATATGAAGATCTATCGCACTACACCTACGATACACATCAAATTCACCAAGCATCGCTCAAGACGTACCACAACAGAGGTTATGTCTAACACAAAGTTGCGGACAACCATATCACTCACGTCAGCGATTTCCCAACCGAAACAAACAACACAAAGGCATTAAGCTCCGATATGTCACTTGCTACGAGTGTGTTGAAGCGATAAAGCGACAAgtaaaaagtaataggtatattATTACTGGGTGATATAAGTTATATTGTATCGTCTCCACAGAGATTAGTGGGAGGGAAAAACCAACGTTCAACAGTTTCAATCCTTCTAAGTTTGGTTTTgggtgcagaaaataaaatgcagGAAAAGTAaacaaaagcaaataaacaatctattgCAGCTCAAGAGAATTCATTCTAGAATCGTATTTCATTCAACCCGTCAAATACTTAAATATGAAGATCTATCGCACTACACCTACGATACACATCAAATTCACCAAGCATCGCTCAAGACGTACCACAACAGAGGTTATGTCTAACACAAAGTTACGGACAACCATATCACTCATGTCAGCAATCTCCCAACCGAAACAAACAACACAAAGGCATTAAGCTCCGATATGTCACTTGCTACGAGTgtattgaagcggtaaagcgacaagtaaaaagtaataggtatattATTACTAGGTGATATAAGTTATATTGTATCGTCTCCACAGAGATTAATGGGAGGGAAAAACCAACGTTCAACAGTTTCAATCCTTCTAAGTTTGGTTTTgggtgcagaaaataaaatgcgggaaaagtaaacaaaagcaaataaacaatctattgCAGCTCAAGAGAATTCATTCTAGAATCGTATTTCATGCAACCCGTCAAATACTTAAATATGAATATCTATCGCACTACACCTACGATACACATCAAATTCACCAAGCATCGCTCAAGACGTACCACAACAGAGGTTATGTCTAACACAAAGTTGCGGACAACCATATCACTCACGTCAACGATTTCCCAACCGAAACAAACAACACAAAGGCATTAAGCTCTGATACCCATAAAgattattagctctaaatctatgtctagagtttAAAAACTAATTGATATCATCCATAATCAAGAtttatgatgtctatttctacaacaacacaaatccgacgcatttaagcaaaaagatcaagaacaacatcaataataatttgtagggttaaatatacaaaaccccCTGTAAGATAGGCAAAATTTGTTTTTTCCcctttaatttttttccaaacac is part of the Vicia villosa cultivar HV-30 ecotype Madison, WI linkage group LG2, Vvil1.0, whole genome shotgun sequence genome and encodes:
- the LOC131653393 gene encoding probable leucine-rich repeat receptor-like serine/threonine-protein kinase At3g14840 isoform X2, yielding MNTFSQFLLLSLTFIWFISLTAAATTIHPDEKKALEDIGKSLGKKDWNFDIDPCSNKPNWVTPPIPHVYENNVTCDCSIGGDNFCHVIWISLKGQNLQGTLSPELKRLRHLQMIDLARNNLNGTIPKEWGSLTNIRKMGLLSNRLTGSIPVEIANISHLQELELYNNQFSGNLPPGLGHLTQIRTLRLSSNNFTGELPVTFAKLTTLTEFRIEDNQFSGKIPDYIQNWTSINKILIQGSGLSGPIPSGISRLRNLTDLRISDLNGSEYAPLPQLSNLTLLNNLILRNCNITGTLPENLKTMKSLKILDLSFNNLSGTIPRTYADMNSVKYIFLTGNLLTGPVPAWKKNVSVDLSYNNFNISQGNQICRDENVGTTSCLSFQCPKPSNSLYINCGGNQTRVNGKSYDGDSDSPGPARFHASPTGNWAFSTTGIFIESGDLGETYSPQNISKLTMEDAELYTNARVSPISLTYYGFCLANGSYTVNLHFAEIMIPDDQTYGSNGRRIFDIYLQGNAVQKDFNIAKEAGGVGKKIIKQFNDVVVSSNTLEIRLYWAGKGTQSLPNKSVYGPLISAISVESSDSAAGIISAGAVVGIVVAATIIMLSF
- the LOC131653393 gene encoding probable leucine-rich repeat receptor-like serine/threonine-protein kinase At3g14840 isoform X1 — encoded protein: MNTFSQFLLLSLTFIWFISLTAAATTIHPDEKKALEDIGKSLGKKDWNFDIDPCSNKPNWVTPPIPHVYENNVTCDCSIGGDNFCHVIWISLKGQNLQGTLSPELKRLRHLQMIDLARNNLNGTIPKEWGSLTNIRKMGLLSNRLTGSIPVEIANISHLQELELYNNQFSGNLPPGLGHLTQIRTLRLSSNNFTGELPVTFAKLTTLTEFRIEDNQFSGKIPDYIQNWTSINKILIQGSGLSGPIPSGISRLRNLTDLRISDLNGSEYAPLPQLSNLTLLNNLILRNCNITGTLPENLKTMKSLKILDLSFNNLSGTIPRTYADMNSVKYIFLTGNLLTGPVPAWKKNVSVDLSYNNFNISQGNQICRDENVNLFSTSWARNGTGTTSCLSFQCPKPSNSLYINCGGNQTRVNGKSYDGDSDSPGPARFHASPTGNWAFSTTGIFIESGDLGETYSPQNISKLTMEDAELYTNARVSPISLTYYGFCLANGSYTVNLHFAEIMIPDDQTYGSNGRRIFDIYLQGNAVQKDFNIAKEAGGVGKKIIKQFNDVVVSSNTLEIRLYWAGKGTQSLPNKSVYGPLISAISVESSDSAAGIISAGAVVGIVVAATIIMLSF